GACTATCACATACACATAGTAGAAAGCGAAGCTCGGGCGAATTAGCCTGTCACGGCCTTTCGTCTTACTGAGATCCGAAATTGAAACGTCCCGACCGGGCCGCCCCTGGCCGTTTTCAGGCTTCGGGCTTTATGGTCTTTGCCGCGATCATGAATCTCAGGGGGTTTTGTCGGGCACTGTGAGTAGCTCAGAAGGATAGTCCACCTCCACAAGGTACAAACCGTGTGCAGGAGCCGTTGTGCCGGCCATGCTGCGATTCTGACTCATAATGACTTCACCCAAATATTCTACAGATCGCTGGCCGTTCCCGATTCGCAGCAGTGTGCCCACAATGGCTCGCACCATATTGTAGAGGAACCCGTCAGCTTCGACTTCAAAACTGATAAGCGGTGACTGGGGTGCTTCGTGCGGACGGGCATCGGTGGGCCAGAAATCGACCCCGGTCCAAAAGACAGGAGCCGGACAACGCTCAATGGTTGCATCCATAATTGTTCGCTCACTGGTCTTTTTGTTGGGATAATTTGTTTCGAAACAGCGAAAGTCATGAGTGCCCCGCAGGGCCTTCAGGGATGCCACCATCGGCTCAATTTTGATTGCCCGTCGAGTTTGATACACGTGATGACGTAATCCCGGTGGAAGTACCGGGCCGTCCCAGATCAGATAGCGGTAACGCTTCCGCCTGGCAGAGAATGTGGCATGAAATTCATCGGAGACCCGCACCGATTTTATAATGGTGATGTCTTCCGGCAGGTAACGCTGCAGTCCGCGTCTAAACTGCTTTGCCGGAATCTTCGACTCAGTCCGGAAACTGGCCACCTGGCCAAGAGCGTGAACGCCGGAGTCCGTACGGCCGGCACAAAGAATTCGCACGGTTTCGCCTGTGAGCCGGGTAATCGACGACTCAACGCACTGCTGCACAGTGCGACCGTTTGGCTGTACCTGCCATCCGCAGTAATTCGTACCGTCGTAGGCCACGGTCAGCATGATGTTTTGCGTTGGCATGGGCATTCGACGCATCCCGGCGGAGGTATCGGCAATGTTCGCCTGTGGAGCATTTGACTCATCGGGAATTGCCATGTTGACAGAAAATCGGAGGCTGAGGTTCTCTTGCGGAACTCTGCACTACAGCAATAAATTGCTGATAACTCGTTGGTTCAGCTGGTCAGCACTTGAACTGACTCAGGGACCTGTACGCAATCACACGGATGTGACAATGCCTGGATTACGACACTCATCGGTAGGATTGTTGTTTCTGCTTTTCTTTGTCGGCCTGTCCGGCGCAATCATGTTTGTGGGGTGTTCCTCTGTACCGGTGACAGGTCGACGTCAGCTGTTGACGATTTCGGAGGCTGAGGAAAACCAACTGGGGTTAACAGCGTACAAAGAGGTTCTGGAAAAAGAACCTCTTTCAAGGAACGACCGGTACAATCAACTGGTGCAGCGAGTGGGAAACCGAATTGCCACCGTGGCCGATCGTCCGGGTTTTGACTGGGAATTCAAGGTCATCGAATCCGACACTCAAAATGCATTCTGTCTTCCTGGAGGCAAAGTCGCCGTTTATACCGGAATGCTGTCGGTCTGTCAGACGGAAGCCGGTTTAGCTGTTGTGATGTCTCACGAAGTTGCCCACGCCATCGCTCGTCATGGTGGGGAACGTATGAGTCACAAGATGGCGCAGAATCTGGGTCAGCAGGCCGTCGGACGACTACTACAGGATCAGGATGACCAAAAGAAAAAGATTGCCCTGACTGCGTTCAGCATTGGATCTGAATACGGTGCCATCCTGCCCTACAGTCGCAAACATGAGCTGGAAGCCGACTCCATCGGGATCAGATTAATGGCAGAAGCTGGCTACGATCCGTCCGCCGCTCCTGAGTTTTGGGAACGCTTTGCAGGTCTTAAGGGGGGAGACAGTCCCTTGGAATTCATGTCGACCCATCCCTCGGATTCCAGACGCTCCCAAAGTCTGCGGGAACGTTTACCTGAGGCCATGCGGCTCTATGAACAGGCGGATAAGAAATACGGTCTGGGAGAGTCCATCGATCAGTAGTTACCGGATGACTACGGTCCGTCAATTC
This Fuerstiella sp. DNA region includes the following protein-coding sequences:
- a CDS encoding M48 family metallopeptidase translates to MPGLRHSSVGLLFLLFFVGLSGAIMFVGCSSVPVTGRRQLLTISEAEENQLGLTAYKEVLEKEPLSRNDRYNQLVQRVGNRIATVADRPGFDWEFKVIESDTQNAFCLPGGKVAVYTGMLSVCQTEAGLAVVMSHEVAHAIARHGGERMSHKMAQNLGQQAVGRLLQDQDDQKKKIALTAFSIGSEYGAILPYSRKHELEADSIGIRLMAEAGYDPSAAPEFWERFAGLKGGDSPLEFMSTHPSDSRRSQSLRERLPEAMRLYEQADKKYGLGESIDQ
- the truA gene encoding tRNA pseudouridine(38-40) synthase TruA; amino-acid sequence: MAIPDESNAPQANIADTSAGMRRMPMPTQNIMLTVAYDGTNYCGWQVQPNGRTVQQCVESSITRLTGETVRILCAGRTDSGVHALGQVASFRTESKIPAKQFRRGLQRYLPEDITIIKSVRVSDEFHATFSARRKRYRYLIWDGPVLPPGLRHHVYQTRRAIKIEPMVASLKALRGTHDFRCFETNYPNKKTSERTIMDATIERCPAPVFWTGVDFWPTDARPHEAPQSPLISFEVEADGFLYNMVRAIVGTLLRIGNGQRSVEYLGEVIMSQNRSMAGTTAPAHGLYLVEVDYPSELLTVPDKTP